In Xanthomonas sacchari, a genomic segment contains:
- a CDS encoding ABC transporter permease, whose amino-acid sequence MSLHPILSSLRKHRVAAALIVLEIAFSCAVVCNALFLIDQRLERMHRPSGAAEQELVQLRSRSVVSDGNDAAQTRADLDALRRIPGVREASIINQALFGDSLGYSGVSLRPDQERSTLHAVQYFGDARLLDTLGLHLVAGRRFADDEFIDDAQLRDPVAKRIPPSVILSQSLAQRLFPGQNAVGRTIYVYGEHRVVGVVQRLVQPREGGSTGNYEDTMLFPVNVPYDRGTYLLRVRDPAQREAVLRQAKATLSQHGPRRMVNRTKTLQQARAAYYRNDQAMAWLLVGVCVALLLVTALGIVGLTSFWVQQRTKQIGIRRALGATCTQILRYFQLENFLLASTGIVLGMLLAYAANLYLMSAYELPRLPLWYLPVGALVLWLLGQLAVLPPARRAAAVPPAVATRSV is encoded by the coding sequence GTGTCCCTGCATCCCATCCTCTCGAGCCTGCGCAAACACCGGGTCGCCGCCGCCCTGATCGTGCTGGAGATCGCCTTCAGTTGCGCCGTCGTCTGCAACGCGCTGTTCCTGATCGATCAGCGGCTCGAGCGCATGCACAGGCCCAGTGGCGCCGCCGAGCAGGAGCTGGTGCAGCTGCGTAGCCGCAGCGTGGTCAGCGACGGCAACGATGCCGCGCAGACCCGGGCCGACCTGGACGCGCTGCGACGCATTCCGGGTGTGCGCGAGGCCAGCATCATCAACCAGGCGCTGTTCGGCGATTCGCTCGGCTACAGCGGCGTGTCGCTGCGCCCGGATCAGGAACGCAGCACCCTGCATGCGGTGCAGTACTTCGGCGACGCGCGGCTGCTCGACACCCTGGGCTTGCATCTGGTCGCAGGGCGCCGCTTCGCGGACGACGAGTTCATCGACGACGCGCAACTGCGCGATCCGGTGGCCAAACGCATCCCGCCCTCGGTCATCCTCAGCCAGTCGCTGGCGCAACGCCTGTTCCCCGGTCAGAACGCCGTGGGCCGCACCATCTACGTCTACGGCGAACACCGCGTCGTCGGCGTGGTGCAGCGCCTGGTGCAACCCCGCGAAGGCGGGAGCACCGGCAACTACGAGGACACGATGCTGTTCCCGGTGAACGTTCCCTACGATCGCGGCACCTACCTGCTGCGCGTGCGCGATCCGGCGCAGCGCGAGGCCGTGTTGCGGCAAGCCAAGGCGACGCTGTCGCAACACGGTCCACGGCGGATGGTGAACCGCACCAAGACCTTGCAGCAGGCGCGCGCGGCCTATTACCGCAACGACCAGGCGATGGCCTGGCTGCTGGTCGGGGTCTGCGTCGCGCTGCTGCTGGTCACCGCGCTGGGCATCGTCGGCCTGACCAGTTTCTGGGTGCAGCAGCGCACCAAGCAGATCGGCATCCGCCGCGCACTCGGCGCCACCTGCACGCAGATCCTGCGGTATTTCCAGCTGGAGAACTTCCTCCTCGCCAGTACCGGCATCGTGCTCGGCATGCTGCTGGCCTACGCCGCCAACCTGTACCTGATGAGCGCCTACGAGTTGCCGCGGCTGCCGTTGTGGTACCTGCCGGTCGGTGCGCTGGTGCTGTGGTTGCTCGGCCAGCTCGCGGTGCTGCCGCCCGCGCGCCGCGCCGCCGCGGTGCCGCCGGCGGTGGCCACGCGCAGTGTCTGA
- a CDS encoding sigma-54-dependent transcriptional regulator, whose product MPCLLIIDDNPAVATALEVLFSLHDIDTVYADSPQAGLQRLGEGDIDLVLQDMNFTADTTSGEEGVALFEAIRARHPDLPVILLTAWTQLSSAVELVKAGAADYLAKPWDDRKLLTTVNNLLELSETRRELERRRDGERRHRQQLAQRYDLCGAVFADPASERAIALACQVARSELPVLITGPNGSGKEKIAQIIQANSPVRRGAFVALNCGAIPAELIEAELFGAEAGAYTGANKVREGKFEAADGGTLFLDEIGNLSLAGQMKLLRVLETGRFERLGSNRERQVKVRVISATNADLTGMIREGTFREDLYYRLNAVELALPALAERPGDIVPLAEHFLSGDKPLSAGACQALQRHAWPGNVRELRNVVQRAELLASGAQIEAADLNLPRPAAPRAAAAAEPDRERIVAELGRAHGVIAQAAAELGMSRQALYRRMDRYGIPRE is encoded by the coding sequence ATGCCCTGCCTGCTGATCATCGACGACAACCCCGCAGTCGCCACCGCGCTGGAAGTGCTGTTCTCCCTGCACGACATCGACACCGTCTACGCCGACAGCCCGCAGGCCGGCCTGCAGCGCCTGGGCGAGGGCGACATCGACCTGGTGCTGCAGGACATGAACTTCACCGCCGACACCACCTCCGGCGAGGAGGGCGTGGCCCTGTTCGAGGCGATCCGCGCGCGCCATCCGGACCTGCCGGTGATCCTGCTGACCGCCTGGACCCAGCTCAGCAGCGCGGTGGAACTGGTCAAGGCCGGCGCCGCCGACTACCTGGCCAAGCCCTGGGACGACCGCAAGCTGCTGACCACGGTCAACAACCTGCTGGAGCTGTCCGAGACCCGCCGCGAGCTGGAGCGCCGCCGCGACGGCGAGCGCCGCCATCGCCAGCAACTGGCGCAGCGCTACGACCTGTGCGGCGCAGTGTTCGCCGACCCCGCCAGCGAGCGCGCCATCGCCCTGGCCTGCCAGGTCGCGCGCTCGGAACTGCCGGTGCTGATCACCGGCCCCAACGGCAGCGGCAAGGAGAAGATCGCGCAGATCATCCAGGCCAATTCCCCGGTGCGGCGCGGCGCGTTCGTGGCGCTGAACTGCGGCGCGATCCCGGCCGAACTGATCGAGGCCGAACTGTTCGGCGCCGAGGCCGGCGCCTACACCGGCGCCAACAAGGTGCGCGAGGGCAAGTTCGAGGCCGCCGACGGCGGCACCCTGTTCCTGGACGAGATCGGCAACCTGTCGCTGGCCGGGCAGATGAAGCTGCTGCGGGTGCTGGAGACCGGCCGCTTCGAGCGGCTCGGCTCCAACCGCGAGCGGCAGGTCAAGGTGCGGGTGATCAGCGCCACCAACGCCGACCTGACCGGGATGATCCGCGAGGGCACGTTCCGCGAGGACCTGTACTACCGGCTCAACGCGGTGGAGCTGGCGCTGCCGGCGCTGGCCGAGCGCCCCGGCGACATCGTGCCGCTGGCCGAGCACTTCCTGTCCGGCGACAAGCCGTTGTCGGCCGGCGCCTGCCAGGCGCTGCAGCGCCACGCCTGGCCCGGCAACGTGCGCGAGCTGCGCAACGTGGTGCAGCGCGCCGAGCTGCTGGCCAGCGGTGCGCAGATCGAGGCCGCCGACCTCAACCTGCCCAGGCCGGCCGCGCCGCGCGCGGCGGCCGCCGCCGAACCCGACCGCGAGCGCATCGTGGCGGAACTGGGCCGCGCCCACGGCGTCATCGCCCAGGCTGCCGCCGAACTGGGCATGAGCCGGCAGGCGCTGTACCGGCGCATGGACCGCTACGGCATCCCGCGCGAATGA
- a CDS encoding sensor histidine kinase: protein MKLRRSFTAMLFLRLLPVLALAAALPWLLAYWMDRGWEVVTASALALLLLMWWTLRRATAPMRSVFRALAGTVSSYRDGEYNFGVHWRGDDELGEMVAAHAQLGEILREQRQGLAQRELMLDTMVQNTPVAMLLTSKGGDGLRRVVFSNLAARKLLHSGWKLEGQRLDDLLLGVPAPLREAISRGGDSLFAIEGGDEDPDEEQIYHLSQRRFHLNGRPHELLLIRLLTAELRRQEVHTWKKVIRVISHELNNSLAPIASLAHSGAELVRRQKVERLEEVFGTIEERARHLEGFIRGYARFAKLPQPQLQTVHWAQFLAGLQQHIPFALELEAPDLHSRVDPAQLQQALLNLVKNAHESLPEGQTPTDGVRVRVSTRPDWLRLEVLDRGSGMNEAVLHNALMPFYSTKRNGTGLGLALTREIVEAHGGRLSLHNRDEGGLCVTVQLPQGERG from the coding sequence ATGAAACTGCGCCGCTCCTTCACCGCCATGCTGTTCCTGCGCCTGCTGCCGGTGCTGGCGCTGGCGGCGGCCCTGCCCTGGCTGCTGGCCTACTGGATGGACCGCGGCTGGGAAGTGGTAACGGCCTCGGCGCTGGCCCTGCTGCTGCTGATGTGGTGGACCCTGCGCCGCGCCACCGCGCCGATGCGCTCGGTGTTCCGCGCCCTGGCCGGCACCGTCAGCAGTTATCGCGACGGCGAGTACAACTTCGGCGTGCACTGGCGCGGCGACGACGAACTGGGCGAGATGGTCGCCGCGCATGCACAGTTGGGCGAGATCCTGCGCGAGCAACGCCAGGGCCTGGCGCAGCGCGAACTGATGCTCGACACCATGGTGCAGAACACCCCGGTGGCGATGCTGCTCACCTCCAAGGGCGGCGATGGCCTGCGCCGCGTGGTGTTCTCCAACCTGGCCGCGCGCAAGCTGCTGCACAGCGGCTGGAAGCTGGAAGGCCAGCGCCTGGACGACCTGCTGCTGGGCGTGCCGGCGCCGCTGCGCGAAGCGATCTCGCGCGGCGGCGACAGCCTGTTCGCCATCGAGGGCGGCGACGAGGATCCGGACGAAGAGCAGATCTACCACCTGTCGCAGCGCCGCTTCCATCTCAACGGCCGCCCGCACGAACTGCTGCTGATCCGCCTGCTCACCGCCGAACTGCGGCGCCAGGAAGTGCACACCTGGAAGAAGGTGATCCGGGTCATCAGCCACGAGCTCAACAACTCGCTGGCGCCGATCGCCTCGCTGGCGCACTCCGGTGCCGAGCTGGTGCGGCGGCAGAAGGTGGAAAGGCTGGAAGAGGTGTTCGGCACCATCGAGGAACGCGCGCGGCACCTGGAAGGCTTCATCCGCGGCTACGCGCGCTTCGCCAAGCTGCCGCAGCCGCAGCTGCAGACCGTGCACTGGGCGCAGTTCCTGGCCGGGCTGCAGCAGCACATCCCGTTCGCGCTGGAACTGGAGGCGCCGGACCTGCACAGCCGCGTCGATCCGGCACAACTGCAGCAGGCTCTGCTCAACCTGGTCAAGAACGCGCACGAATCCCTGCCCGAGGGGCAGACACCGACCGATGGCGTGCGCGTACGCGTGTCCACCCGTCCGGACTGGCTGCGCCTGGAAGTGCTGGACCGCGGCAGCGGCATGAACGAGGCGGTGCTGCACAACGCGCTGATGCCGTTCTATTCGACCAAGCGCAACGGCACCGGCCTGGGCCTGGCGCTGACCCGCGAGATCGTCGAGGCCCACGGCGGCCGGCTGTCGCTGCACAACCGCGACGAAGGCGGATTGTGCGTGACGGTGCAGTTGCCGCAGGGGGAGCGGGGCTGA
- a CDS encoding GNAT family N-acetyltransferase: protein MAGRIRLARAQELARLPRIERRAGALLQGHAAQAVFAAHTLDAQALRAGLARGQLWVALEENGDCAGYLLGGCLDEGFHVQQMDVDPRYGRRGHGRALLRHARAAAVAAGFPCMLLTTLRDVPWNAPFYASEGFAELPPAQWGPQLRATLQQEAAMGFPMHLRVAMRCPLRDD, encoded by the coding sequence ATGGCCGGGCGCATCCGCCTGGCGCGCGCGCAGGAGTTGGCGCGGTTGCCGCGGATCGAGCGGCGCGCCGGCGCCCTGTTGCAGGGCCATGCGGCGCAGGCCGTGTTCGCGGCGCATACGCTGGATGCGCAGGCGCTGCGCGCGGGGCTCGCACGCGGGCAACTGTGGGTGGCGCTGGAGGAGAATGGCGACTGCGCCGGCTATCTGCTCGGCGGCTGCCTGGACGAGGGCTTCCACGTGCAGCAGATGGATGTCGACCCACGCTACGGTCGTCGCGGCCATGGTCGTGCGCTGCTGCGGCATGCGCGCGCGGCCGCGGTGGCCGCCGGCTTCCCGTGCATGCTGCTCACGACCTTGCGCGACGTGCCGTGGAATGCGCCGTTCTACGCCAGCGAAGGCTTCGCCGAACTGCCACCCGCGCAATGGGGGCCGCAGCTGCGCGCGACGCTGCAGCAGGAAGCCGCGATGGGCTTCCCGATGCATCTGCGGGTGGCGATGCGCTGTCCGCTGCGGGACGACTGA
- the glmU gene encoding bifunctional UDP-N-acetylglucosamine diphosphorylase/glucosamine-1-phosphate N-acetyltransferase GlmU → MSLPLHVVILAAGAGKRMKSVKPKVLQPIAGRPMLAHVIETARHLQPDAIHIVHGHGGDAVLAAFADQPDLRWAEQAQQLGTGHAVQQAMAAVPDAATVLVLYGDVPLIRAETLTRLLHAPGRVAVLVAEPEDPSGYGRIVRDAAGKVAAIVEQKDADDEQRHIRTINTGIVTAESTALKRWLAQLRNDNVQGEYYLTDIFAAAAAEFTPAEMVLVADPIEAEGANDPWQLAQLERAWQARAARALCEQGVQLIDPNRLDQRGRVRAGRDVRIDANVILEGEVELGDGVSIGPFVRLKDVVLGPGTEVRAHCDLEGVVAEGAVQIGPFARLRPGTVLADGVHIGNFVETKKAVLGVGSKANHLTYLGDATIGSGVNVGAGVITCNYDGVNKSQTVIGDGVFVGSNSALVAPLEIGDGATIGAGSVITRSAPAGKLSVARVRQETVEGWKRPGKRD, encoded by the coding sequence ATGAGCCTGCCCCTGCACGTCGTGATCCTCGCCGCCGGCGCGGGCAAGCGGATGAAATCGGTCAAGCCCAAGGTGCTGCAGCCGATCGCCGGCCGGCCGATGCTGGCGCATGTGATCGAGACCGCGCGCCACCTGCAGCCCGATGCGATCCACATCGTCCATGGCCATGGCGGCGACGCGGTGCTGGCGGCCTTCGCCGACCAGCCGGACCTGCGGTGGGCCGAGCAGGCGCAACAGTTGGGCACCGGCCATGCGGTGCAGCAGGCGATGGCGGCCGTACCGGATGCGGCCACGGTGCTGGTGCTGTACGGCGATGTGCCGCTGATCCGCGCCGAGACCCTGACCCGCCTGCTGCACGCGCCCGGCCGCGTCGCGGTGCTGGTCGCCGAACCGGAGGACCCCAGCGGCTATGGCCGCATCGTGCGCGACGCCGCCGGCAAGGTCGCGGCGATCGTCGAGCAGAAGGACGCCGACGACGAGCAGCGGCACATCCGCACCATCAACACCGGCATCGTCACCGCCGAGTCCACCGCGCTGAAGCGCTGGCTGGCGCAGTTGCGCAACGACAACGTGCAGGGCGAGTACTACCTGACCGATATCTTCGCCGCCGCCGCCGCCGAGTTCACCCCGGCGGAGATGGTGCTGGTGGCCGACCCGATCGAGGCCGAGGGCGCCAACGATCCGTGGCAGCTGGCGCAACTGGAACGCGCCTGGCAGGCGCGGGCCGCGCGTGCGCTGTGCGAACAGGGCGTGCAGCTGATCGACCCCAACCGCCTGGACCAGCGCGGCCGCGTGCGCGCCGGCCGCGATGTGCGCATCGACGCCAACGTGATCCTGGAAGGCGAGGTGGAACTGGGCGACGGCGTCAGCATCGGCCCGTTCGTGCGTTTGAAGGACGTGGTGCTGGGGCCGGGCACCGAAGTGCGCGCGCATTGCGACCTGGAAGGCGTGGTAGCCGAGGGCGCGGTGCAGATCGGCCCGTTCGCGCGGCTGCGCCCGGGCACGGTGCTCGCCGACGGCGTGCACATCGGCAACTTCGTCGAGACCAAGAAGGCTGTGCTCGGCGTCGGCAGCAAGGCCAATCACCTGACGTACCTGGGCGATGCGACCATCGGCAGCGGCGTCAACGTCGGCGCCGGCGTCATCACCTGCAACTACGACGGGGTCAACAAGTCGCAGACGGTGATCGGCGACGGCGTGTTCGTCGGCTCCAACAGCGCACTGGTGGCGCCGCTGGAGATCGGCGACGGCGCCACCATCGGTGCCGGTTCGGTGATCACCCGCAGCGCGCCGGCCGGCAAGCTGAGCGTGGCACGGGTGCGCCAGGAAACGGTCGAAGGCTGGAAGCGTCCGGGCAAGCGCGACTGA
- a CDS encoding GtrA family protein: MGLLRQGSQFLLIGLLQLLVDWSVFVAATAAGMPTVPGNVLGRVCGALLGFWLNGRITFANGDDARLGWRRFGRFMAMWIVLTALSTWLVALCAHALGLRLAWLAKPLVEGMLAVVSFFLGRQLVYR; this comes from the coding sequence ATGGGTCTCCTGCGCCAGGGCAGCCAGTTCCTGCTGATCGGCCTGCTGCAATTGCTGGTCGACTGGAGCGTGTTCGTCGCCGCGACCGCGGCCGGCATGCCGACGGTCCCGGGCAACGTGCTGGGCCGCGTCTGCGGCGCCCTGCTCGGGTTCTGGCTCAACGGCCGCATCACCTTCGCCAACGGCGACGATGCGCGCCTGGGCTGGCGCCGCTTCGGCCGCTTCATGGCCATGTGGATCGTGCTCACCGCGCTCAGCACCTGGCTGGTGGCGTTGTGCGCCCACGCGCTGGGCCTGCGCCTGGCCTGGCTGGCCAAACCGCTGGTGGAAGGCATGCTGGCGGTGGTGTCGTTCTTCCTGGGCCGGCAGTTGGTCTACCGCTAG
- a CDS encoding chorismate mutase, whose product MSLSASVPRPCVHALTAVLAGALLMGCALPARSATPLESLLDRIVERNAIGDQVALSKWDSGKPVLDATREAAVLASVRDQAPAHGVDPDDAARFFGMQIESNKLVQYELLSRWHLRGRAPNSPRPDLTALRARLDQLQGEMLDALQASAAVRQAPDCPATTARAAEAYALRWQLDQLHRTALVRSLGDFCH is encoded by the coding sequence ATGAGCCTGTCCGCTTCCGTTCCTCGTCCCTGCGTGCATGCGCTGACGGCCGTGCTGGCCGGCGCCCTGTTGATGGGATGCGCGTTGCCCGCGCGCAGCGCCACCCCGCTGGAATCGCTGCTGGATCGCATCGTCGAGCGCAATGCCATCGGCGACCAGGTGGCGCTGAGCAAGTGGGACAGCGGCAAGCCGGTGCTGGACGCCACGCGCGAGGCCGCGGTGCTCGCGAGCGTGCGCGATCAGGCGCCGGCCCACGGCGTGGACCCGGACGATGCGGCGCGCTTCTTCGGCATGCAGATCGAATCCAACAAGCTGGTGCAGTACGAACTGCTGTCGCGCTGGCACCTGCGCGGCCGCGCGCCCAACAGCCCGCGCCCGGACCTGACCGCGCTGCGCGCGCGCCTGGACCAACTGCAGGGCGAGATGCTGGATGCGCTGCAGGCCAGCGCCGCGGTGCGCCAGGCGCCCGACTGCCCGGCCACGACCGCGCGCGCGGCCGAGGCCTATGCGCTGCGCTGGCAGCTCGACCAACTGCACCGCACCGCGCTGGTGCGCAGCCTGGGCGATTTCTGCCACTGA
- a CDS encoding F0F1 ATP synthase subunit epsilon has translation MSTIRCDIVSAEHEIYHGDATLVVATGELGELGIAPKHAPLITRLKPGKVVVTTPSGEQLDFAISGGILEVQPQVVTILADTAIRAQDIDEASVRKAKEEAERLLANRGEGMDVAEAQAKLAEVTAQLQALERLRKNLKH, from the coding sequence ATGAGCACCATCCGTTGCGACATCGTCAGCGCCGAGCATGAGATCTACCACGGCGACGCCACCCTGGTGGTCGCGACCGGCGAGCTGGGCGAGTTGGGCATCGCGCCCAAGCACGCGCCGTTGATCACCCGGCTCAAGCCCGGCAAGGTGGTGGTGACCACCCCCAGCGGCGAGCAGCTGGATTTCGCCATTTCCGGCGGCATCCTCGAGGTGCAGCCGCAGGTGGTGACGATCCTGGCCGACACCGCGATCCGCGCGCAGGACATCGACGAGGCGTCGGTGCGCAAGGCCAAGGAAGAAGCCGAGCGCCTGCTCGCCAACCGCGGCGAAGGCATGGACGTGGCCGAGGCCCAGGCCAAGCTGGCCGAGGTCACCGCGCAACTGCAGGCGCTGGAGCGCCTGCGCAAGAACCTGAAGCACTGA
- the atpD gene encoding F0F1 ATP synthase subunit beta yields the protein MSQGKIVQIIGAVVDVEFARADVPKIYDALKVDGTAITLEVQQQLGDGIVRTIALGSTDGLKRNLVATNTGRAISVPVGAGTLGRIMDVLGRPIDEAGDVQASDHWEIHRAAPTYEDQSSATELLETGIKVIDLMCPFAKGGKVGLFGGAGVGKTVNMMELINNIAKAHSGLSVFAGVGERTREGNDFYHEMKDSNVLDKVAMVYGQMNEPPGNRLRVALTGLTMAEYFRDEKDASGKGKDVLLFVDNIYRYTLAGTEVSALLGRMPSAVGYQPTLAEEMGVLQERITSTKSGSITSIQAVYVPADDLTDPSPATTFAHLDATVVLSRNIASLGIYPAVDPLDSTSRQMDPNVIGHEHYDTARRVQSTLQKYKELKDIIAILGMDELSEEDKQAVSRARKIERFFSQPFHVAEVFTGSPGKYVSLKDTIRGFKAIVDGEYDHLPEQAFYMVGGIEEAVEKAKKMAEKA from the coding sequence ATGAGTCAGGGCAAGATCGTTCAGATCATCGGCGCGGTCGTCGACGTCGAATTCGCGCGTGCCGATGTGCCGAAGATTTACGACGCACTGAAGGTCGACGGCACCGCCATCACGCTGGAAGTGCAGCAGCAGCTGGGCGACGGCATCGTGCGCACCATCGCCCTCGGTTCCACCGACGGCCTCAAGCGCAACCTGGTCGCCACCAACACCGGTCGCGCGATCTCGGTGCCGGTTGGTGCCGGTACGCTGGGCCGCATCATGGACGTGCTGGGCCGTCCGATCGACGAAGCCGGCGACGTGCAGGCCAGCGACCATTGGGAAATCCACCGTGCGGCGCCGACCTACGAAGATCAGTCCTCGGCCACCGAGCTGCTGGAAACCGGCATCAAGGTCATCGACCTGATGTGCCCGTTCGCCAAGGGCGGCAAGGTCGGCCTGTTCGGCGGCGCCGGCGTCGGCAAGACCGTCAACATGATGGAGCTGATCAACAACATCGCCAAGGCGCACTCGGGTCTGTCCGTGTTCGCCGGCGTGGGCGAGCGTACCCGCGAGGGCAACGACTTCTACCACGAGATGAAGGACTCCAACGTCCTGGACAAGGTGGCGATGGTGTACGGCCAGATGAACGAGCCGCCGGGCAACCGCCTGCGCGTCGCGCTGACCGGCCTGACCATGGCCGAGTACTTCCGCGACGAGAAGGACGCCTCGGGCAAGGGCAAGGACGTGCTGCTGTTCGTCGACAACATCTACCGCTACACCCTGGCCGGTACCGAAGTGTCGGCGCTGCTGGGCCGCATGCCGTCGGCGGTGGGCTACCAGCCGACCCTGGCCGAGGAAATGGGCGTGCTGCAGGAGCGCATCACCTCGACCAAGTCCGGCTCGATCACTTCGATCCAGGCCGTGTACGTGCCCGCGGACGACCTGACCGACCCGTCGCCGGCGACCACCTTCGCCCACCTCGACGCCACCGTCGTGCTGTCGCGTAACATCGCCTCGCTGGGTATCTACCCGGCGGTGGATCCGCTCGACTCGACCAGCCGCCAGATGGACCCGAACGTGATCGGCCACGAGCACTACGACACCGCCCGCCGCGTGCAGTCCACCTTGCAGAAGTACAAGGAACTGAAGGACATCATCGCGATCCTGGGCATGGACGAACTGTCCGAAGAGGACAAGCAGGCCGTGTCGCGCGCGCGCAAGATCGAGCGCTTCTTCAGCCAGCCGTTCCACGTGGCCGAAGTGTTCACCGGCTCGCCGGGCAAGTACGTGTCGCTGAAGGACACCATCCGCGGCTTCAAGGCCATCGTCGACGGCGAATACGACCACCTGCCGGAGCAGGCCTTCTACATGGTCGGCGGCATCGAGGAAGCGGTCGAGAAGGCCAAGAAGATGGCCGAGAAGGCCTGA
- the atpG gene encoding F0F1 ATP synthase subunit gamma has translation MAGGREIKSKIKSVQNTRKVTRALEMVSASKIRKAQDRMKTSRPYAQAMKQVIGHLAQASTDYTHPFLVQRESVKRVGYIVISSDRGLAGGLNNNLFRKMLGEVRQWQDQGAGVDVVTVGQKASVFFRRLKVDMVGSVSHLGDQPRVEQLIGVIKVMLDAFTEGKLDRVYLVYNRFINTMTQKASFDQLLPLPAAESQVAHHDWDYLYEPDAASVLEHVMTRYIESLVYQAVLENVASEHAARMVAMKAASDNASKLISTLQLVYNKARQAAITQEISEIVGGAAAV, from the coding sequence ATGGCAGGCGGACGCGAAATCAAATCCAAGATCAAGAGCGTGCAGAACACCCGCAAGGTGACGCGCGCGCTCGAGATGGTCTCGGCCTCCAAGATCCGCAAGGCGCAGGATCGGATGAAGACCTCGCGTCCCTACGCGCAGGCGATGAAGCAGGTGATCGGGCATCTGGCGCAGGCCAGCACCGACTACACCCATCCGTTCCTGGTCCAGCGCGAGTCGGTCAAGCGCGTCGGCTACATCGTGATCTCCTCCGATCGTGGCCTGGCCGGCGGCCTGAACAACAACCTGTTCCGCAAGATGCTGGGCGAAGTGCGCCAGTGGCAGGACCAGGGTGCGGGCGTGGACGTGGTCACCGTCGGCCAGAAGGCCTCGGTGTTCTTCCGCCGGCTCAAGGTGGACATGGTCGGCAGCGTCAGCCACCTGGGCGACCAGCCGCGCGTGGAGCAGCTGATCGGCGTGATCAAGGTGATGCTGGACGCGTTCACCGAAGGCAAGCTGGACCGCGTGTACCTGGTCTACAACCGCTTCATCAACACGATGACGCAGAAGGCCAGCTTCGACCAGCTGCTGCCGCTGCCGGCGGCCGAGAGCCAGGTCGCGCACCACGACTGGGACTACCTGTACGAACCCGATGCCGCGAGCGTGCTCGAGCACGTGATGACGCGCTACATCGAGTCGCTGGTGTACCAGGCGGTGCTGGAGAACGTGGCGTCCGAGCACGCGGCGCGCATGGTCGCGATGAAGGCGGCCAGCGACAACGCCAGCAAGCTGATCAGCACCTTGCAATTGGTCTACAACAAGGCGCGTCAGGCTGCGATCACCCAGGAAATTTCCGAAATCGTCGGCGGCGCAGCCGCTGTGTAG